In one Triplophysa rosa linkage group LG13, Trosa_1v2, whole genome shotgun sequence genomic region, the following are encoded:
- the zgc:153018 gene encoding transmembrane protein 179-like → MELDRRLLLAHCAAHTLSVVAGLLVVVPLALNGSAFKGRCALFSQGFWRTENLTVGEGESREVSHLVVQQWGPPAACQFATFVGVFTVLYGAVQGWRSLFYLHRRHDDTLFSAFLSLLLSLCVLFLSGGASVTLTLGLVSWCNTVTDHNTRPYSCAESQSVPLYLDVETSSFYYELNCAQISLWFVTALWLAQAILSFLRLYNSHSQHIGPCLPREKELLLGQTHVDCPHHHPHPHSHPSHTPSVFI, encoded by the exons ATGGAGCTGGATCGGCGACTCTTGTTGGCTCACTGCGCCGCCCACACCCTCTCCGTTGTCGCCGGACTTTTGGTGGTCGTACCGCTCGCACTCAACGGATCAGCTTTTAAGGGGAGGTGTGCGTTGTTTAGCCAAGGGTTCTGGCGGACTGAGAACCTCACGGTAGGCGAAGGGGAGTCTAGAGAAGTCAGTCACCTAGTGGTGCAACAATGGGGTCCCCCGGCAGCCTGCCAGTTCGCCACATTTGTGGGTGTGTTCACTGTGTTGTACGGCGCAGTTCAAGGCTGGAGGAGCCTGTTTTATCTGCACCGCCGGCATGACGA CACGCTGTTCTCCGCCTTCCTCTCACTGCTGTTGAGTCTGTGTGTGCTCTTCCTCTCTGGAGGGGCCAGTGTCACTCTCACGCTTGGCCTTGTGTCCTGGTGCAACACGGTCACGGATCACAACACTCGACCCTACAG TTGTGCCGAGTCACAGTCTGTTCCTCTTTATCTGGATGTCGAGACGTCCTCTTTCTACTACGAGCTCAATTGTGCCCAG aTCTCTCTGTGGTTCGTAACAGCTCTTTGGTTGGCTCAAGCTATCTTGTCCTTCCTGAGGCTCTACAATTCTCACAGTCAGCATATCGGGCCATGTCTACCTCGTGAGAAGGAACTTCTCCTGGGCCAAACTCACGTGGACTGCCCTCACCATCATCCGCATCCACACTCGCACCCCTCACACACACCCAGTGTTTTTATTTAG
- the ttc9c gene encoding tetratricopeptide repeat protein 9C: protein MDEKALDPNEGDVGSCLGATGGSSGSRLDSQLQDALRLKAEGNAFYQEKNVRAAIGRYHRALLILRGLDAEVTSALQGFGSQLPKLNPEQEELLRNTQVDCYNNLAACLLQQDVVNYARVLEYSLKVLHWRAGNTKALYRAGVASLQLGDAQTARQYLLEANKSTPNDANVKKQLQRVEERLGKDYQKEKALYKGMFSKQKQAEEPLADEKSQK, encoded by the exons ATGGACGaaaag GCGTTGGATCCTAACGAAGGGGATGTTGGGTCTTGTTTGGGAGCCACCGGAGGATCTTCCGGTTCCCGTTTAGACTCGCAGTTGCAGGATGCTCTTCGGTTAAAGGCGGAGGGTAACGCATTTTACCAGGAGAAAAACGTGCGCGCAGCCATCGGACGTTATCACCGTGCCTTGCTCATTCTTCGTGGCCTGGACGCTGAGGTGACCTCTGCCCTTCAAGGGTTTGGCAGTCAGTTGCCTAAACTGAACCCAGAACAGGAGGAGCTGTTAAGAAACACCCAAGTAGATTGCTATAACAATTTGGCAG CATGTTTGCTACAGCAAGATGTGGTCAACTATGCTCGTGTGTTGGAGTACAGTCTTAAAGTGCTCCATTGGAGGGCAGGTAACACTAAAGCCCTGTACAGAGCCGGGGTGGCATCATTACAACTAGGTGATGCTCAGACTGCTCGACAGTACCTCTTAGAAGCCAACAAGAGCACACCCAATG ATGCCAATGTGAAGAAACAGCTTCAGCGAGTGGAGGAGAGACTCGGCAAAGACTACCAGAAAGAAAAGGCGCTCTACAAAGGCATGTTTAGCAAACAGAAACAAGCAGAAGAGCCGCTGGCCGATGAGAAAAGCCAAAAATAG